Proteins from a single region of Polyangium spumosum:
- a CDS encoding response regulator, producing the protein MARILVVEDSSAFRAFIRAALEETPGLFATSPDDAQGEVEVVEAASGFDALRLLPRGHYDLVITDINMPDINGLELLRFMRDSERHRKVATIIISTQSSEKDRARGLALGADAFLAKPFTVEALQRAITTILQARSSLPPAETSEGSR; encoded by the coding sequence ATGGCTCGTATCCTGGTCGTCGAGGACTCCTCTGCGTTCCGGGCGTTCATCCGCGCGGCGCTCGAGGAAACGCCGGGGCTCTTCGCGACGAGCCCGGACGACGCGCAAGGCGAGGTGGAGGTCGTCGAGGCTGCCAGCGGGTTCGACGCGTTGCGCCTCCTGCCGCGCGGGCACTACGACCTCGTGATCACCGACATCAACATGCCGGACATCAACGGGCTCGAGCTCCTGCGGTTCATGCGCGACAGCGAGCGTCACCGCAAGGTCGCCACGATCATCATCTCGACGCAGTCCTCCGAGAAGGATCGGGCGCGCGGCCTCGCGCTCGGCGCCGACGCGTTCCTCGCGAAGCCCTTCACGGTGGAGGCGCTGCAGCGCGCCATCACGACGATCCTGCAAGCGCGCAGCTCCCTTCCCCCGGCCGAGACCAGCGAGGGGTCGCGTTGA
- a CDS encoding VWA domain-containing protein: MNDRNKAALGAGISSHARPKCGLRLMLFSLLALMLVACGGGLNVRLINSAQKKPNNVWVFFTVDAGKDKPVGGLVAEDFKIYEDGELVSAFESKQTIQNPEVAAVMYTMLLVDMSGSVTESGQADALVDAAKAFADRVGKTQKVGVYGFDGSEKIFSVVPFTEAAGSVEGGLEGLRSYKPKDPSTNLHGAVVEGLATLKKELDKDKRPLKFGSLVVFSDGTDRAARVTRDEMKDAMDKEEYENYEIYAIGVGAEIGKAKLDEIGRDGTELATDQAKVKEAFDRMAARIESHMKRFYLLSYCTPARKGEHEVTIEAISKKDPEGSGSVEYKFNADGFGPPPDCNPNAPPAFELKEPAPKPAEAAK, encoded by the coding sequence GTGAACGACAGAAACAAGGCCGCGCTCGGCGCGGGTATCTCTTCCCATGCCCGGCCCAAGTGTGGGCTCCGCCTGATGCTCTTCTCGCTGCTCGCGCTCATGCTCGTCGCGTGCGGGGGCGGCTTGAACGTCCGGCTGATCAACTCCGCGCAGAAGAAGCCCAACAACGTCTGGGTCTTCTTCACGGTCGACGCGGGCAAGGACAAGCCCGTCGGCGGCCTCGTCGCCGAGGACTTCAAGATCTACGAGGACGGCGAGCTCGTCTCGGCCTTCGAGAGCAAGCAGACCATCCAGAACCCGGAGGTCGCGGCCGTCATGTACACGATGTTGCTCGTGGACATGAGCGGCTCGGTCACCGAGTCCGGGCAGGCGGACGCGCTCGTCGACGCGGCCAAGGCCTTCGCGGATCGTGTCGGCAAGACGCAGAAGGTCGGCGTGTACGGCTTCGACGGCTCCGAGAAGATCTTCTCGGTCGTGCCCTTCACCGAGGCGGCAGGATCGGTCGAGGGGGGCCTCGAGGGGCTGCGCAGCTACAAGCCGAAGGACCCGTCGACGAACCTGCACGGCGCCGTCGTCGAGGGCCTCGCGACGCTCAAGAAGGAGCTCGACAAGGACAAGCGCCCGCTCAAGTTCGGCTCCCTCGTCGTCTTCTCGGACGGCACGGATCGCGCCGCGCGCGTGACCCGCGACGAGATGAAGGACGCGATGGACAAGGAGGAGTACGAGAACTACGAGATCTACGCGATCGGCGTCGGCGCCGAGATCGGCAAGGCGAAGCTCGACGAGATCGGGCGCGACGGGACCGAGCTCGCGACGGATCAGGCGAAGGTCAAGGAGGCCTTCGACAGGATGGCCGCGCGCATCGAGTCGCACATGAAGCGCTTTTATCTGCTCTCGTACTGCACGCCGGCCCGCAAGGGTGAGCACGAGGTCACCATCGAGGCCATCAGCAAGAAGGACCCCGAGGGCTCGGGCTCCGTCGAGTACAAGTTCAACGCCGACGGCTTCGGGCCTCCGCCGGACTGCAACCCCAACGCGCCGCCGGCCTTCGAGCTGAAGGAGCCGGCGCCGAAGCCCGCCGAGGCCGCCAAGTAA
- a CDS encoding chemotaxis protein CheA translates to MTSESERAREEFFSEAQEIVEGLGRDLLALDEAQKSGHVDPDLINDVFRAVHTLKGLAGLFGATRMSSLSHKLEELLDDLRLGKVDVTAPVLDLLFASVQLYGKLLQAEKESRDQPIPELDKLLAQLDRGAGAGAGGGGGGPIIDPNLLAVLTEFEEHKLKTNIAQGNTLYRLRVRFQLATIDQGLDELKATAKPHGDIITYLPASDTDDIDSITLEILMGSRAPSTTLRNALNHLGVEVEELPRQGGGPSHAAMPPPPPTSSTASASSASTFSHTNIPTPTPSPPPVAPSEPPSPMPPMGSAPLDMTAPHPFPAPHLDTSASIPPKAQELGTIKSVAQTVRVDIQKLDVLMNYVGELSIVRTELDRLLEKMRDAQANHEVKNNLRRLQRDFGHNVKRLRDGILEVRMVPLGQVFDKLARVARQISRQAGKQVNLVITGAETNVDKLIVEELSDPLMHMMRNAIDHGIEDRDAREAMGKPAIGTIALNAFQKGNHVVIEIEDDGKGIEMERLLEKAIRMGLVGPEDARTMSRREVLNLIFVPGLSTKTSVSEISGRGVGMDVVKTNISKLGGVIDVQSEISIGTKFTVTLPITLAILKALIVKVSDQQFAIPLANVQEAVWLDLSAVRVIDGRDAVTLRGNTLQLCYLARLFGLADTSEVSGTDGFGLDAPQLSQIAPGARSSLRGEPLRQQGYSPAFPYRPAQTSTVSNAMKNALAPRSKRKFVVVTAVGTRRLGLVVDSLVGQQDVVIKGFGPSLKNIAGFAGATQLADQRIALVLDAPALVEEMFAHSERARMTHGGTHGF, encoded by the coding sequence TTGACGAGCGAGAGCGAACGCGCGCGCGAGGAGTTCTTCTCCGAGGCGCAGGAGATCGTCGAGGGGCTCGGGCGAGATCTGCTCGCGCTCGACGAGGCCCAGAAATCCGGCCACGTCGACCCGGACCTCATCAACGACGTCTTCCGCGCGGTGCACACGCTGAAGGGCCTGGCGGGCCTCTTCGGCGCGACGCGGATGTCGAGCCTCTCGCACAAGCTCGAGGAGCTGCTCGACGATCTGCGCCTCGGCAAGGTCGACGTCACGGCCCCCGTGCTCGACCTGCTCTTCGCCTCGGTGCAGCTCTACGGCAAGCTGCTCCAGGCCGAGAAGGAGAGCCGCGATCAGCCGATCCCCGAGCTCGACAAGCTGCTCGCGCAGCTCGATCGAGGCGCGGGCGCAGGCGCGGGCGGCGGCGGCGGCGGGCCCATCATCGACCCGAACCTGCTCGCGGTGCTCACGGAGTTCGAGGAGCACAAGCTCAAGACGAACATCGCGCAGGGCAACACGCTCTACCGGCTGCGCGTGCGGTTCCAGCTCGCGACGATCGATCAAGGGCTCGACGAGCTCAAGGCGACCGCGAAGCCGCACGGCGACATCATCACGTACCTGCCCGCGAGCGACACCGACGACATCGACTCGATCACGCTCGAGATCCTGATGGGCTCGCGCGCGCCTTCGACGACGCTGCGAAACGCGCTCAACCACCTCGGCGTGGAGGTCGAGGAGCTGCCGCGGCAGGGCGGAGGGCCCTCGCATGCGGCCATGCCCCCGCCCCCGCCCACCTCGTCGACGGCCTCGGCCTCGTCGGCGTCGACGTTCTCGCACACGAACATCCCCACGCCCACGCCCTCGCCGCCGCCGGTCGCGCCGAGCGAGCCCCCGAGCCCGATGCCGCCGATGGGCAGCGCGCCGCTCGACATGACGGCGCCGCACCCCTTCCCCGCGCCGCACCTCGACACGAGCGCGAGCATCCCGCCGAAGGCGCAGGAGCTCGGCACGATCAAGAGCGTCGCGCAGACGGTGCGCGTCGACATCCAGAAGCTCGACGTCCTGATGAACTACGTCGGCGAGCTGTCGATCGTGCGGACGGAGCTCGATCGGCTGCTCGAGAAGATGCGCGACGCGCAGGCGAACCACGAGGTGAAGAACAACCTCCGGAGGCTCCAGCGCGACTTCGGGCACAACGTCAAGCGCCTGCGCGACGGCATCCTCGAGGTGCGCATGGTGCCGCTCGGGCAGGTCTTCGACAAGCTCGCCCGCGTCGCGCGCCAGATCAGCCGCCAGGCGGGCAAGCAGGTGAACCTCGTCATCACGGGCGCGGAGACCAACGTCGACAAGCTCATCGTCGAGGAGCTCAGCGATCCGCTCATGCACATGATGCGCAACGCGATCGATCACGGCATCGAGGATCGCGACGCGCGCGAGGCCATGGGCAAGCCCGCGATCGGGACGATCGCGCTGAACGCCTTCCAGAAGGGCAACCACGTCGTCATCGAGATCGAGGACGACGGCAAGGGCATCGAGATGGAGCGCCTGCTCGAGAAGGCGATCCGGATGGGCCTCGTGGGGCCGGAGGACGCGCGGACGATGAGCCGCCGCGAGGTGTTGAACCTCATCTTCGTGCCCGGCCTGTCCACGAAGACGTCGGTGAGCGAGATCAGCGGGCGCGGCGTCGGCATGGACGTCGTGAAGACGAACATCTCGAAGCTCGGCGGCGTCATCGACGTGCAGAGCGAGATCAGCATCGGCACCAAGTTCACGGTGACGCTGCCGATCACGCTCGCGATCCTGAAGGCGCTCATCGTGAAGGTCAGCGATCAGCAGTTCGCGATCCCGCTCGCCAACGTGCAGGAGGCCGTGTGGCTCGACCTCTCCGCGGTGCGCGTGATCGACGGGCGCGACGCCGTCACGCTGCGCGGCAACACGCTCCAGCTCTGCTACCTCGCGCGGCTCTTCGGGCTCGCCGACACGAGCGAGGTGAGCGGCACCGACGGCTTCGGCCTCGACGCCCCGCAGCTCAGCCAGATCGCGCCGGGGGCGCGCTCGTCGCTCCGCGGCGAGCCTCTGCGGCAGCAGGGCTACTCGCCGGCCTTCCCCTACCGGCCCGCGCAGACGTCGACGGTGAGCAACGCCATGAAGAACGCGCTCGCGCCGCGGTCCAAGCGCAAGTTCGTGGTCGTCACGGCCGTCGGCACCCGGAGGCTCGGCCTCGTCGTCGACTCCCTCGTCGGGCAGCAGGACGTCGTGATCAAGGGCTTCGGCCCCTCGCTGAAGAACATCGCCGGCTTCGCGGGCGCGACGCAGCTCGCGGATCAACGCATCGCGCTCGTGCTCGACGCGCCCGCGCTCGTCGAGGAGATGTTCGCCCACTCCGAGCGCGCTCGGATGACCCACGGAGGCACCCATGGCTTCTAA
- a CDS encoding response regulator, whose protein sequence is MAVSKVLLVDDEPHIRRIGELSLKGVGKWKVVLASSGHEALEAAAREAPDVILLDVMMPGMDGQETLVELRTREETAAIPVIFMTAKVQKHEVDRYRELGAAGVIPKPFDPMSLPGQVLDILASYVGARS, encoded by the coding sequence ATGGCGGTTTCGAAGGTGCTGCTGGTGGACGACGAGCCGCATATCCGGCGGATCGGAGAGCTCAGCCTGAAGGGCGTCGGCAAGTGGAAGGTCGTGCTCGCGTCCTCGGGGCACGAAGCGCTCGAGGCCGCGGCGCGCGAAGCGCCGGACGTGATCCTGCTCGACGTGATGATGCCGGGCATGGACGGGCAGGAGACACTCGTCGAGCTCCGCACGCGCGAGGAAACAGCCGCGATCCCGGTCATCTTCATGACCGCGAAGGTGCAGAAGCACGAGGTCGACAGGTACCGCGAGCTCGGCGCCGCGGGCGTCATCCCGAAGCCCTTCGACCCGATGTCGCTGCCCGGACAGGTCCTCGACATCCTCGCCTCGTACGTGGGCGCACGCTCTTGA
- a CDS encoding chemotaxis protein CheW, producing the protein MASNLARRSDSAVVVAGQKHKKQLRDRGQGTKYLAFRLAENVYAAPVALIREILTLRPITPVPRAPSSIMGIISVRGQLVTVLDLRRRLRLSEGPVTSKARILLVDPMGVETLGLFVDEVLQVYRLADSDIEQTASALGGEVAGYIAGIARPAQAQNQADAKAQARNASGLRHDASVIILLDLKVVLAS; encoded by the coding sequence ATGGCTTCTAACCTCGCTCGCCGCAGCGACTCCGCCGTCGTCGTCGCGGGCCAGAAGCACAAGAAGCAGCTCCGCGACCGCGGACAGGGCACCAAGTACCTCGCCTTCCGCCTCGCCGAGAACGTCTACGCCGCGCCCGTCGCGCTCATCCGCGAGATCCTGACGCTCCGCCCGATCACCCCGGTGCCGCGCGCGCCCTCGTCGATCATGGGCATCATCAGCGTCCGCGGCCAGCTCGTCACGGTGCTCGATCTCAGGCGCCGCCTCCGCCTCTCCGAGGGGCCCGTCACGAGCAAGGCGCGCATCCTGCTCGTCGATCCGATGGGCGTCGAGACGCTCGGGCTCTTCGTCGACGAGGTCCTCCAGGTCTACCGCCTCGCCGACAGCGACATCGAGCAGACCGCGTCCGCGCTCGGAGGCGAGGTCGCCGGTTACATCGCCGGCATCGCGCGCCCCGCGCAGGCGCAGAACCAGGCGGACGCGAAGGCCCAGGCGAGGAACGCCAGCGGCCTGCGCCACGACGCGTCCGTGATCATCCTCCTCGACTTGAAGGTGGTGCTCGCG